In a genomic window of Telopea speciosissima isolate NSW1024214 ecotype Mountain lineage chromosome 5, Tspe_v1, whole genome shotgun sequence:
- the LOC122663410 gene encoding uncharacterized protein LOC122663410, producing MDRILKPIDKESMRMAMLKHEETFKEQVYELHRLYQIQKMLMKNMKRNGPNECGANRWNVENEISLSQVSSSYKERHKLQKPWKLDLEQPAEECTAEEGGDGVLEIEDERNIELTLGPSSYNRRKKDERPLTSDSGPSFSSSSTESSHMKRTSTGAYTRMDTREQLKGHEWGLIQMPDMHPSFPSGKKNTYDVEEQLRQEKLNRPPWLFHVYSMNMT from the exons ATGGATAGGATTCTGAAACCAATTGATAAGGAATCCATGAGGATGGCCATGCTAAAGCATGAAGAAACATTCAAAGAGCAG GTATATGAACTCCATCGTTTGTATCAAATTCAGAAGATGTTAATGAAAAATATGAAGAGAAATGGGCCCAATGAATGTGGCGCAAATCGATGGAATGTGGAAAATGAGATTAGTTTGAGTCAGGTGAGTAGTAGCTACAAAGAAAGACACAAGCTACAGAAGCCATGGAAACTTGACCTGGAACAACCTGCCGAAGAGTGTACTGCAGAGGAAGGTGGAGACGGAGTGCTAGAGATTGAGGATGAGAGAAATATTGAGCTGACGTTAGGACCCTCAAGTTACAACCGAAGGAAGAAAGATGAGAGACCTCTAACTTCAGATTCTGGAccaagtttttcttcttcttctactgaATCCAGCCATATGAAAAGGACAAGTACAGGGGCATATACAAGGATGGATACAAGGGAACAGTTAAAAGGCCATGAATGGGGACTCATCCAAATGCCTGACATGCATCCAAGTTTTCCAAGTGGAAAAAAGAACACTTACGATGTCGAAGAACAATTGAGACAGGAGAAACTAAACCGGCCTCCTTGGCTTTTCCATGTTTATAGTATGAACATGACTTAA